The following proteins come from a genomic window of Gimesia chilikensis:
- a CDS encoding acyl-CoA dehydrogenase family protein yields the protein MSADLANGNPPSRFTEEFEQLTATLSQLATGAEAELNWPAEAWNALKEAGVLGWNVPVEFGGADFDSLEMTYGYIRLAEACLTTTFVLTQFNAACQRINWSADTDFKTTVFQELVNGTKFATVGISHLTTSRQHLKKPTVSARSDENGWILDGFVPWVTGAVHADYIVTGGVCEDGTQILALVDTTAEGVDPQSPIEMLSMTGSHTGAVKLNQVQIPSEHLIAGPVEQVMKRPDGQGGAGSLTTSALALGVARRAISRLQEEAEKRADLLEIYEPLHAECAGIYREMFETLEAGTLNGTFSEKIRERSNSLVLRSSQALLAAVKGAGFVKGHPAERAIREAMFFLVWSCPQPVVHANMREFACVLD from the coding sequence ATGTCTGCAGATTTAGCGAACGGGAACCCTCCCTCACGGTTTACCGAGGAATTTGAACAACTGACTGCTACACTGTCCCAACTGGCCACTGGTGCGGAGGCCGAGTTGAACTGGCCTGCCGAAGCCTGGAACGCTCTGAAAGAGGCTGGGGTCCTGGGCTGGAATGTACCTGTGGAGTTTGGGGGAGCAGATTTTGACTCACTTGAAATGACCTATGGTTATATTCGCCTGGCAGAAGCCTGTCTCACGACAACATTCGTGTTGACCCAGTTCAATGCGGCCTGTCAGCGGATCAACTGGTCCGCGGATACTGATTTCAAAACCACCGTATTCCAGGAACTGGTCAACGGAACGAAGTTCGCCACCGTCGGTATTTCGCATCTGACTACTTCTCGTCAGCATTTAAAGAAGCCGACCGTGAGTGCGCGTTCGGATGAGAACGGCTGGATTCTCGATGGTTTCGTTCCCTGGGTCACCGGGGCCGTCCACGCCGACTACATTGTGACCGGTGGTGTCTGCGAAGACGGAACCCAGATTCTGGCACTCGTCGATACAACGGCGGAAGGCGTAGACCCGCAGTCCCCGATCGAGATGCTCTCGATGACCGGATCCCATACAGGGGCGGTCAAACTGAACCAGGTACAGATTCCCTCAGAACACCTGATTGCAGGTCCTGTGGAACAGGTGATGAAACGCCCCGATGGCCAGGGAGGCGCCGGTTCCCTGACGACCTCTGCCCTCGCACTGGGAGTGGCACGACGGGCGATCTCCCGGCTGCAGGAAGAAGCAGAAAAACGTGCAGATCTGCTTGAGATCTATGAACCCCTGCACGCAGAATGCGCGGGGATTTACCGCGAGATGTTTGAGACCCTGGAAGCAGGAACCTTGAACGGTACGTTCTCTGAGAAAATTCGCGAGCGATCGAATTCGCTGGTGCTGCGGTCTTCACAGGCGCTGCTGGCTGCTGTGAAAGGAGCGGGGTTTGTCAAAGGGCATCCCGCAGAACGGGCGATTCGTGAGGCGATGTTCTTTCTGGTCTGGTCCTGCCCGCAACCGGTCGTACATGCCAATATGCGGGAGTTTGCCTGCGTGCTCGACTGA